A genomic stretch from Rhodobacterales bacterium HKCCA1288 includes:
- the uvrA gene encoding excinuclease ABC subunit UvrA: protein MAELKKIEVRGAREHNLKNIDVDIPRDQLTVITGLSGSGKSSLAFDTIYAEGQRRYVESLSAYARQFLDMMQKPDMDHISGLSPAISIEQKTTSKNPRSTVGTVTEIYDYMRLLFARVGTPYSPATGLPIEAQQVQDMVDRIMGMEEGTRAYLLAPIVRDRKGEYRKEMLELRKQGFQRVKVDGAFYELETPPSLDKKFRHDIDVVVDRIVVRAGSETRLADSLRTALDLADGIAILETAPKDGDPERITFSENFACPVSGFTIPEIEPRLFSFNAPFGACPSCDGLGHELFFDERLMVPDVTLSLADGAIAPWRKGKSPYFLQTIEAIARHYGFDPKAQWKDLPQAVQDVFLRGSGEEEIAFRYDEGGRVYQVSRVFEGVIPNMERRYRETDSAWIREEFERYQNNRPCGACGGHRLRAEALAVKIGGLHVGEVVQMSIRQAYDWIDTVPAALSAQKNEIARAILKEIRERLGFLNNVGLDYLTLSRNAGTLSGGESQRIRLASQIGSGLTGVLYVLDEPSIGLHQRDNSRLLDTLKNLRDQGNTVIVVEHDEEAIREADYVLDIGPGAGVHGGQVVASGTPREIMENPASITGQYLSGSREIAVPQERRKGKKGGKSVTVVNATGNNLQGVTVDFPLGKFVCVTGVSGGGKSSLTIETLFKTASARLNGARQTPAPCETIKGLEHLDKVIDIDQRPIGRTPRSNPATYTGAFTPIRDWFAGLPEAKARGYKPGRFSFNVKGGRCEACQGDGVIKIEMHFLPDVYVECETCKGKRYNRETLEVTFKGKSIADVLDMTVEDAQEFFKAVPSIREKMDALMRVGLGYIKVGQQATTLSGGEAQRVKLSKELSKRATGRTLYILDEPTTGLHFEDVRKLLEVLHELVDQGNSVVVIEHNLDVIKTADWLIDIGPEGGDGGGQVVATGTPEDVAGVAASHTGRYLAPMLPAARVTAAQ from the coding sequence ATGGCGGAATTAAAGAAAATCGAAGTGCGCGGCGCACGCGAGCATAATTTGAAGAATATCGATGTCGATATTCCCCGCGACCAACTGACCGTGATCACGGGCCTATCGGGATCAGGAAAATCGTCACTGGCCTTTGACACGATCTATGCCGAAGGGCAGCGCCGCTATGTTGAAAGCCTCAGCGCCTATGCGCGGCAATTCCTTGACATGATGCAAAAGCCCGACATGGATCACATCTCGGGGCTGTCGCCCGCGATTTCCATTGAGCAGAAAACCACTTCGAAAAACCCGCGCTCGACCGTGGGAACCGTGACCGAAATTTACGACTATATGCGCTTGTTGTTTGCGCGCGTGGGCACGCCCTATAGCCCCGCAACAGGTCTGCCCATTGAGGCGCAGCAGGTTCAGGATATGGTCGACCGCATTATGGGCATGGAGGAGGGAACCCGCGCCTATCTCTTGGCCCCGATTGTGCGCGACCGCAAAGGTGAATATCGCAAAGAAATGCTGGAGCTGCGCAAGCAGGGGTTTCAAAGGGTCAAGGTAGATGGGGCGTTTTACGAATTAGAAACCCCGCCAAGCTTGGACAAGAAATTTCGCCACGATATTGACGTTGTGGTGGATCGCATTGTGGTGCGTGCGGGCAGTGAGACGCGTCTGGCCGATAGTTTGCGCACGGCGCTTGATCTGGCCGATGGGATTGCCATTCTGGAGACTGCACCAAAGGACGGCGATCCCGAGCGGATTACCTTTTCTGAGAATTTCGCCTGTCCTGTTTCGGGCTTTACCATTCCCGAAATTGAGCCGCGCTTGTTCTCTTTTAACGCGCCCTTTGGGGCGTGCCCGTCTTGTGATGGGTTGGGGCATGAGCTGTTTTTTGATGAACGGCTGATGGTGCCTGATGTCACGCTTAGCCTTGCCGATGGGGCCATTGCGCCGTGGCGCAAGGGGAAATCACCCTATTTCCTGCAAACCATCGAAGCAATTGCCCGTCACTACGGCTTTGATCCTAAGGCGCAATGGAAAGACCTGCCTCAGGCGGTGCAAGATGTGTTCTTGCGCGGCTCTGGCGAAGAAGAAATCGCCTTTCGGTATGACGAGGGCGGGCGGGTTTATCAGGTTTCCCGCGTGTTTGAGGGGGTGATCCCCAATATGGAACGCCGCTATCGTGAAACCGATAGCGCGTGGATCCGCGAAGAATTTGAACGCTATCAGAACAATCGCCCCTGTGGTGCTTGTGGCGGGCACCGCCTTCGGGCTGAGGCATTAGCGGTGAAAATCGGCGGCCTTCATGTGGGCGAGGTGGTGCAAATGTCCATCCGTCAGGCCTATGATTGGATCGACACTGTGCCAGCGGCCTTGAGTGCGCAAAAAAATGAAATCGCCCGCGCGATCCTAAAAGAGATCCGCGAACGCCTCGGGTTTTTGAACAATGTGGGGTTGGATTACCTGACGCTGTCACGCAATGCAGGCACCTTGTCAGGTGGTGAAAGCCAACGCATCCGTTTGGCCAGCCAGATCGGCTCGGGCCTCACTGGGGTGCTTTATGTTCTTGATGAACCCTCGATTGGTTTGCATCAGCGCGACAATTCCCGCCTTCTGGATACGCTGAAAAACCTGCGCGATCAGGGCAATACCGTCATCGTTGTTGAGCATGACGAGGAAGCCATTCGCGAGGCGGATTACGTTCTGGATATTGGCCCAGGTGCAGGGGTGCATGGCGGCCAAGTTGTGGCCTCTGGCACGCCGCGTGAGATCATGGAAAACCCTGCCTCAATCACGGGGCAATATCTGTCGGGCAGCCGCGAGATTGCTGTGCCCCAAGAGCGGCGCAAGGGCAAAAAGGGCGGCAAGTCCGTGACCGTGGTCAATGCGACAGGCAACAACCTGCAGGGGGTGACAGTGGATTTCCCGCTTGGGAAATTTGTTTGCGTCACGGGTGTTTCTGGGGGGGGCAAATCCAGCCTGACGATTGAAACCCTGTTCAAAACAGCCTCAGCCCGGCTGAATGGGGCGCGCCAGACACCTGCGCCTTGCGAGACGATCAAAGGGCTAGAGCATCTCGATAAGGTGATTGATATTGACCAACGCCCAATTGGGCGCACGCCCCGCTCGAACCCTGCGACCTATACAGGCGCCTTCACCCCAATCCGTGATTGGTTCGCAGGCCTGCCCGAGGCCAAGGCGCGCGGCTACAAGCCTGGACGGTTCAGCTTTAACGTCAAAGGCGGTCGCTGCGAGGCCTGCCAAGGCGATGGGGTCATCAAGATCGAGATGCATTTCTTGCCCGATGTTTATGTGGAATGTGAAACCTGCAAAGGAAAGCGCTATAACCGCGAAACCCTTGAGGTGACGTTCAAAGGTAAAAGCATTGCCGATGTATTGGACATGACTGTCGAAGACGCGCAGGAGTTTTTCAAAGCGGTGCCATCCATTCGCGAGAAGATGGACGCGCTGATGCGTGTGGGGCTCGGCTATATCAAGGTGGGCCAGCAAGCGACCACCTTGTCGGGTGGCGAGGCGCAGCGTGTGAAACTGTCCAAGGAATTGAGCAAACGCGCCACGGGCCGCACCCTCTATATTCTGGATGAACCCACCACGGGCTTGCATTTCGAAGATGTGCGCAAATTGTTGGAAGTACTGCATGAATTGGTTGATCAGGGCAACTCAGTCGTAGTGATTGAGCATAATCTTGATGTGATCAAAACCGCCGATTGGCTGATCGACATTGGCCCCGAGGGCGGTGATGGCGGGGGGCAGGTCGTGGCGACAGGCACGCCCGAGGATGTCGCGGGCGTTGCCGCATCGCATACGGGACGTTATTTGGCCCCGATGCTGCCCGCGGCCCGTGTTACGGCTGCGCAATAG
- a CDS encoding DVUA0089 family protein: MSARMSFALSLGLFAASSPAFAQDFCGGMGAMGLWANGTEAASDLSQSSTAFDLTGLGLSAGNQAVGLFTLSQSANLRVEAVGQGGVDPVLDLYDETGRLILNDDDSGGNFAARGEINLAAGRYCVAVRDFSGTAGAVDLRIGLSDRDPALTMGLDAGTGSFAGVTPCTADTPATVLGAGALSQAELSAGISQTGSVASTPYYRFGLSAPTAVTIQAENSAADPYIYLFGPDGRLLAENDDHVGLDSQIDMADPLPAGSYCIAMRALSDQNAPVTVTLRDYDPMRAMQQMYEALEASPPIGGSYPITDLGAISGQFVRDVSVSGKAQWFLVSMPEDGLLLIDAVGMGNSDPILALYDPVGRELAYNDDSGSGYDSQIAQPLGGGSYLVGLRQYDNSAGMVRLVIQRFVAAN, translated from the coding sequence ATGTCGGCACGTATGTCTTTTGCCTTGTCACTGGGGCTGTTTGCGGCAAGCAGCCCTGCCTTTGCGCAGGATTTTTGTGGGGGAATGGGGGCCATGGGTCTTTGGGCCAATGGCACCGAGGCCGCCTCTGACCTTAGCCAATCAAGCACGGCCTTTGATCTGACGGGTCTTGGCCTGTCTGCGGGCAATCAGGCGGTCGGGCTGTTCACATTATCGCAATCTGCAAATCTGCGCGTTGAGGCGGTGGGGCAGGGTGGGGTTGATCCCGTTTTAGACCTCTATGACGAAACGGGCCGTCTGATCTTGAATGATGACGATAGCGGCGGAAACTTTGCTGCGCGCGGTGAGATCAACTTGGCGGCGGGGCGCTATTGCGTTGCGGTGCGCGATTTTAGTGGAACCGCTGGCGCGGTTGACCTGCGTATTGGCCTCAGTGATCGCGATCCTGCGCTGACGATGGGATTGGATGCAGGCACAGGCAGCTTTGCAGGGGTTACGCCCTGCACGGCGGATACGCCCGCCACGGTTTTGGGAGCGGGGGCCTTGAGCCAAGCGGAGCTGAGCGCAGGTATCAGCCAAACAGGCAGCGTGGCAAGCACACCTTATTATCGCTTTGGCCTTTCGGCCCCAACGGCGGTGACCATTCAAGCCGAAAACAGTGCGGCTGATCCCTATATCTATCTCTTTGGGCCAGATGGGCGGCTCTTGGCGGAAAATGACGACCATGTGGGTCTTGATAGCCAGATTGACATGGCTGACCCGCTGCCCGCAGGCAGCTATTGTATCGCGATGCGCGCCTTGTCGGATCAAAACGCGCCTGTGACAGTGACCTTGCGCGATTATGACCCCATGCGTGCCATGCAGCAGATGTATGAGGCGCTAGAGGCCAGCCCCCCCATCGGTGGCAGCTATCCTATCACGGATTTGGGCGCAATTTCGGGGCAGTTTGTGCGCGATGTCAGCGTGTCAGGCAAGGCGCAATGGTTCCTCGTGTCTATGCCAGAGGATGGGCTTTTGCTGATTGATGCGGTTGGCATGGGCAATTCTGACCCAATTCTGGCCCTTTACGATCCAGTGGGCCGTGAGCTTGCCTATAATGACGATAGCGGGTCTGGATATGACAGCCAAATCGCGCAGCCTCTTGGCGGTGGCAGCTATTTGGTGGGCTTGCGGCAATATGATAACAGCGCAGGCATGGTGCGTCTGGTGATCCAGCGCTTTGTGGCGGCCAATTAA
- a CDS encoding triose-phosphate isomerase, with protein sequence MRRKLAAGNWKMNGLLANMAEVQSLIAAFPAPQPVDILICPPATLLGALAAQCRDSAIALGGQYCHTATAGAHTGDVSAPMLKDAGADYVIVGHSERRADHGETNAQVRAQAEAALAAGLTPIICLGESEAERRAGHARAVVEAQLDASLPDEGAFVIAYEPIWAIGTGLVPELGDIAEIHDAMRANLAARYGADAAKSVPLLYGGSVKPTNAAEIFALENIDGALVGGASLKAQDFGPIITALATSDGA encoded by the coding sequence ATGCGCAGAAAACTTGCCGCAGGAAATTGGAAAATGAACGGGCTTTTGGCGAATATGGCCGAAGTGCAAAGCCTGATTGCGGCATTCCCTGCACCGCAGCCAGTCGATATTTTGATCTGTCCGCCCGCGACCTTGCTGGGTGCGCTTGCCGCACAGTGCCGCGACAGCGCCATCGCGCTTGGGGGGCAATATTGCCATACCGCAACGGCAGGGGCGCATACGGGCGATGTTTCCGCACCCATGCTGAAGGATGCCGGGGCGGATTATGTGATTGTGGGTCATTCCGAGCGGCGCGCTGATCACGGCGAAACCAACGCCCAAGTGCGCGCGCAAGCAGAAGCGGCACTGGCGGCGGGGCTGACCCCCATTATCTGCTTAGGTGAAAGCGAGGCAGAACGGCGCGCAGGCCATGCCCGCGCGGTTGTTGAAGCACAGCTTGACGCCTCCCTCCCCGATGAAGGCGCGTTTGTGATAGCCTATGAACCGATTTGGGCGATTGGCACAGGGCTTGTTCCTGAACTGGGTGATATTGCCGAAATCCATGATGCCATGCGCGCTAATCTGGCTGCCCGCTACGGCGCGGATGCCGCAAAAAGCGTGCCGCTGCTCTATGGCGGGTCAGTCAAGCCAACCAATGCCGCCGAGATTTTCGCATTGGAAAATATCGATGGCGCTTTGGTGGGGGGGGCCTCTCTGAAGGCGCAGGATTTTGGCCCCATCATCACGGCCTTGGCCACATCAGACGGGGCCTGA
- a CDS encoding isopenicillin N synthase family oxygenase: MIPRIDFQKMIAGDAETLETIAYGARDVGFLTLENTPISGEAVQELIALYRRFFKMDDAAKAAVDMARTGANRGWGASKSEQVDPMANPDYKQVFDCGLPVPDGDPMAHLPVYAPNLWPEAPEGFQETVEQYFAQARAVSLALLAAIARAIGKDGDYFADKFDRPMALLRANFYPPRPDWAGEKDFGIAAHTDYGCLTLLATDGQAGLEVEMRDGSWLPVAVEPGVFVINFGEMLEMWSEGGVKATLHRVTGGSEERISIPLFFNPNYDANVAPAGSDQVIRAGDHLSRRYAETYLHMKTA; encoded by the coding sequence ATGATACCGCGAATTGATTTTCAGAAAATGATCGCAGGTGATGCCGAGACCCTTGAGACTATCGCCTATGGCGCGCGTGACGTTGGGTTTTTGACGCTTGAGAATACGCCGATTTCGGGCGAGGCTGTTCAAGAATTAATCGCGCTCTATCGCCGTTTTTTCAAAATGGATGATGCGGCCAAAGCGGCCGTGGATATGGCGCGCACAGGGGCCAATCGCGGGTGGGGTGCCTCCAAATCCGAACAGGTCGATCCCATGGCAAACCCTGATTATAAACAAGTGTTCGACTGTGGCTTGCCCGTGCCCGATGGCGATCCAATGGCGCATTTGCCTGTCTATGCGCCAAATCTTTGGCCCGAAGCCCCTGAAGGTTTTCAAGAAACAGTCGAGCAGTATTTTGCGCAAGCGCGCGCTGTGTCCTTGGCCCTGCTTGCGGCGATTGCGCGGGCAATTGGCAAGGACGGGGATTATTTTGCCGATAAATTCGATCGCCCCATGGCGCTGTTGCGGGCAAATTTCTATCCACCCCGTCCAGATTGGGCGGGTGAAAAGGATTTCGGCATCGCGGCCCATACCGATTATGGCTGCCTCACCCTTTTGGCCACGGATGGGCAGGCGGGCCTTGAAGTAGAGATGCGGGATGGGTCATGGCTGCCTGTCGCGGTTGAGCCGGGTGTCTTTGTCATCAATTTTGGCGAAATGCTCGAGATGTGGAGCGAGGGCGGGGTGAAAGCCACATTGCACCGCGTCACAGGCGGTTCGGAAGAGCGCATTTCCATCCCGCTGTTTTTCAATCCTAATTATGATGCCAATGTCGCACCCGCAGGATCAGATCAGGTGATCCGTGCAGGCGATCACCTCAGCCGCCGCTACGCAGAAACCTATCTGCATATGAAAACCGCCTAA
- a CDS encoding FkbM family methyltransferase gives MQSEEFEALSKKIDSLISLNAQIAAQGRKALLDAEGVFTFNAFGETIRMYLPDVAQDVIQGLIATTGSFFEMNHLTGVYRDKLIPTGGTVLDIGCNIGNHSLFFAKVMKAAKVIAFDPQPHCQRIFERNVQENNLSGVRFELMGLGRAAAKMQITRFDPNNYGATRFELSDGGTFEVQSLDAYCAKAKLKTIDFIKIDVEGMALEVIAGAHKTLDRFKPPMWIELIPRFGEVAPATEALKEIGYELAYRFGRTDYLFHHKDNKITAAPQ, from the coding sequence GTGCAATCAGAAGAATTTGAGGCGCTGTCGAAAAAAATCGACAGCTTGATTTCGCTTAATGCGCAAATTGCGGCGCAGGGGCGCAAGGCGCTGTTGGATGCAGAGGGCGTTTTCACATTCAACGCCTTTGGCGAGACGATCCGAATGTATTTGCCTGATGTGGCCCAAGATGTGATCCAAGGCCTGATCGCCACCACAGGCAGCTTTTTCGAAATGAACCATCTGACGGGTGTGTATCGTGACAAACTGATCCCCACGGGTGGCACGGTTCTGGATATTGGCTGCAATATCGGAAATCACAGCCTATTTTTTGCAAAAGTGATGAAGGCCGCAAAGGTCATCGCCTTTGATCCTCAACCCCATTGCCAGCGTATTTTCGAACGCAATGTTCAAGAAAACAATCTCAGCGGTGTGCGCTTTGAGTTGATGGGCCTTGGACGCGCGGCCGCGAAAATGCAAATCACGCGGTTTGATCCCAATAATTACGGTGCAACACGATTTGAACTGTCTGACGGCGGAACATTTGAGGTGCAGTCACTGGATGCCTATTGCGCCAAAGCCAAACTCAAGACGATTGATTTCATCAAAATTGATGTCGAAGGCATGGCCCTTGAGGTGATTGCGGGGGCGCATAAAACCTTGGACAGGTTCAAACCTCCGATGTGGATCGAATTGATCCCCCGCTTTGGCGAAGTGGCCCCTGCGACCGAGGCTTTGAAAGAAATCGGATATGAACTGGCCTATCGGTTTGGCCGCACAGATTATCTGTTTCACCACAAGGATAATAAAATCACAGCCGCGCCCCAATAA
- a CDS encoding iron-sulfur cluster assembly accessory protein: MFGIPGKAAVTLTPAAIGQIKKLMTRDGHQGLRIGVKKGGCAGMEYTMDYAAEIDPHDEVVEVEGARVMIAPMAQMFLFGTEIDYQTSLLEAGFKFNNPNVADACGCGESIKFKDVSELNAEREG; this comes from the coding sequence ATGTTCGGCATTCCAGGAAAAGCGGCAGTAACCCTTACCCCCGCTGCGATTGGGCAGATCAAGAAACTGATGACGCGTGACGGGCATCAGGGGCTGCGCATCGGGGTGAAAAAGGGCGGCTGCGCGGGCATGGAATATACGATGGATTACGCCGCGGAGATTGACCCCCATGACGAGGTGGTCGAGGTCGAAGGCGCGCGCGTGATGATTGCGCCCATGGCGCAAATGTTCCTCTTTGGCACAGAGATTGATTATCAAACCTCGCTTCTTGAGGCAGGGTTCAAATTCAACAACCCCAATGTGGCCGATGCCTGTGGTTGTGGTGAATCGATCAAGTTCAAGGATGTCTCAGAACTCAACGCAGAACGCGAGGGCTGA
- a CDS encoding SUF system Fe-S cluster assembly protein gives MTSTPDPMPQETLEGAPLIAPSSTDHPLYDTVVEACRTVYDPEIPVNIYDLGLVYTINIDAENAVEVIMTLTAPGCPVAGEMPGWVADAIEPLEGIKQVDVKLTWEPPWGMDMMSDEARLELGFM, from the coding sequence ATGACCAGCACTCCCGATCCGATGCCGCAAGAAACGCTTGAAGGGGCGCCTTTGATTGCGCCCTCTAGCACGGACCACCCGCTTTACGACACGGTGGTCGAGGCCTGCCGCACTGTTTATGACCCTGAAATTCCAGTGAATATTTATGATCTGGGCTTGGTCTACACGATCAATATCGATGCTGAGAATGCAGTCGAGGTAATCATGACCCTAACCGCACCGGGCTGTCCGGTTGCGGGCGAGATGCCTGGGTGGGTGGCAGATGCAATCGAGCCGCTCGAAGGGATCAAACAGGTCGATGTCAAGCTGACATGGGAACCCCCATGGGGTATGGATATGATGAGCGATGAAGCCCGTCTTGAGCTAGGGTTCATGTAA
- the rimK gene encoding 30S ribosomal protein S6--L-glutamate ligase: MDQVFKLGWEEWVGLPQLGLPALKAKVDTGARTSALHAFDIELFGPATKPKVRFLINPIPARPDLAIACSATIHDRRDVTSSNGDTEARYVILSQLEIGPLRQEIEITLTDRANMSYRMLLGRQAIGADWIITPSESFCQPQRSYEVYHTAAVKETAPKRALRIAVLSREQNYTTQKLQAEGEARGHVVEVINTTRCYMALNAITPAVYYDGQELPKYDAVIPRIGPSITAYGAAILRQFETLGVYCLNGSAAITASRDKLHAHQILSRHRIGMPQTAFAASPKDTNNLITLVGNAPLVVKLLESSQGKGVVLAETKKAAQSVIDAFRGLSANFLVQNFVKEAAGEDIRCLVIDGKVVAAMKRVGAADDFRSNLHRGGTAVSVRITREERETAIRSARAFGLGIAGVDMLRGADGPKVLEVNSSPGFEGIEEVTGKNIAAHLYSAIEKHVRPAPIKRRPPR, encoded by the coding sequence ATGGATCAAGTCTTTAAACTTGGTTGGGAAGAATGGGTTGGCTTGCCACAATTGGGGCTGCCTGCACTAAAGGCTAAGGTGGACACAGGCGCGCGCACCTCGGCGCTGCACGCCTTTGATATCGAACTCTTTGGCCCCGCTACTAAGCCGAAAGTGCGGTTTTTGATCAATCCAATTCCTGCCCGCCCAGATTTGGCGATTGCCTGTTCTGCAACCATCCATGACCGCCGCGATGTGACCAGTTCCAATGGTGATACAGAGGCGCGCTATGTGATCCTCAGCCAGCTCGAAATCGGCCCGTTGCGGCAAGAAATTGAAATCACGCTCACCGATCGCGCGAATATGAGCTATCGGATGCTTCTGGGGCGGCAGGCGATTGGGGCAGATTGGATCATAACCCCCTCAGAAAGTTTCTGTCAGCCGCAACGCAGTTACGAGGTCTATCACACCGCTGCGGTCAAAGAGACCGCGCCCAAACGCGCGCTGCGCATTGCCGTTCTGAGCCGCGAACAAAACTACACCACACAAAAATTGCAGGCCGAGGGCGAGGCGCGCGGCCATGTCGTTGAAGTGATCAACACAACCCGTTGTTACATGGCGCTAAATGCCATAACGCCTGCGGTTTATTATGACGGGCAAGAATTGCCAAAATATGATGCGGTTATTCCCCGCATCGGCCCTTCGATTACGGCCTATGGTGCGGCGATTTTACGGCAATTTGAAACGCTTGGCGTCTATTGCCTGAATGGCAGCGCCGCCATCACCGCAAGCCGTGACAAGCTGCACGCCCACCAAATTCTGTCGCGCCACCGCATTGGCATGCCCCAAACGGCCTTTGCGGCAAGCCCAAAGGACACCAACAACCTCATCACCTTGGTGGGCAATGCCCCGTTGGTGGTCAAATTATTGGAATCGAGCCAAGGCAAGGGCGTAGTCTTGGCCGAAACCAAGAAAGCCGCGCAATCGGTGATCGATGCCTTTCGCGGCCTATCTGCGAATTTCCTTGTGCAAAATTTTGTCAAAGAGGCCGCAGGCGAGGATATTCGCTGCCTTGTCATTGACGGCAAAGTGGTGGCTGCGATGAAACGTGTGGGGGCGGCGGATGATTTCCGCTCGAACTTGCATCGTGGCGGCACGGCGGTCAGCGTGCGTATCACCCGCGAGGAACGCGAAACCGCCATTCGATCCGCGCGCGCCTTTGGCCTTGGGATTGCGGGGGTCGATATGCTGCGTGGCGCTGACGGGCCTAAGGTGCTTGAGGTCAACTCTTCTCCGGGCTTTGAGGGCATAGAGGAGGTCACGGGCAAAAACATCGCCGCCCATCTTTATAGCGCCATCGAAAAACATGTGCGCCCTGCCCCCATCAAACGCCGCCCGCCGCGGTGA
- the tgt gene encoding tRNA guanosine(34) transglycosylase Tgt, producing MPKEFAFELLHQDGKARRGVISTPRGQIRTPAFMPVGTAATVKAMMPESVAATGADILLGNTYHLMLRPTAERVARFGGLHKFMNWQKPILTDSGGFQVMSLSDLRKLTEEGVAFRSHVDGSKHMLTPERSMEIQALLGSDIVMCFDECPALPADRDRIAASMELSMRWAARSKAAFGERPGHALFGIMQGGLERDLRQASAEALCDIGFDGYAVGGLAVGEGQAAMFDCLDYAPDFLPQDRPRYLMGVGKPDDIVGAVARGIDMMDCVLPSRSGRTGQAWTRRGQVNIKNARHQDDPRPLDENCTCPACRNYSRGYLHHVFRAGEIISSMLLTWHNLHYYQELMEGMRGAIEAGQFAQFEAGFHAARAEGDIEPI from the coding sequence GTGCCCAAAGAGTTTGCATTTGAATTATTACACCAAGATGGCAAGGCGCGCCGTGGCGTGATTTCGACCCCGCGTGGGCAAATCCGCACGCCCGCCTTCATGCCTGTAGGCACGGCTGCAACGGTCAAGGCAATGATGCCCGAAAGTGTTGCAGCCACAGGTGCGGATATTCTTTTGGGCAACACCTATCACCTCATGCTGCGCCCGACCGCTGAGCGGGTTGCGCGTTTCGGGGGCCTGCACAAATTCATGAATTGGCAGAAGCCCATCCTGACCGATAGCGGCGGGTTTCAAGTGATGAGCCTGTCAGATCTGCGCAAACTGACCGAGGAAGGGGTTGCGTTCCGCTCGCATGTGGATGGGTCAAAACATATGCTGACGCCCGAGCGCAGTATGGAAATTCAGGCGCTGCTGGGGTCGGATATTGTGATGTGTTTCGATGAATGCCCCGCTTTGCCTGCGGATCGAGATCGCATTGCGGCCTCGATGGAATTGTCCATGCGATGGGCAGCGCGCTCGAAAGCGGCGTTTGGCGAGAGGCCGGGTCATGCGCTTTTTGGGATCATGCAAGGTGGGCTAGAGCGCGATTTGCGACAGGCAAGCGCCGAGGCGCTTTGTGATATTGGCTTTGACGGTTATGCGGTCGGTGGTCTCGCCGTTGGCGAGGGGCAGGCGGCCATGTTTGATTGCCTCGATTACGCCCCTGATTTCTTGCCCCAAGATCGCCCCCGTTATCTGATGGGGGTGGGCAAGCCCGATGATATTGTGGGGGCTGTGGCGCGTGGGATTGATATGATGGATTGCGTGCTGCCTTCGCGCTCGGGGCGCACGGGGCAAGCATGGACGCGGCGGGGGCAGGTGAATATCAAAAATGCCCGCCACCAAGATGATCCGCGCCCCTTGGATGAAAATTGCACCTGTCCCGCCTGTCGCAATTACTCGCGCGGCTATCTGCATCATGTGTTCCGCGCGGGCGAGATTATTTCTTCGATGCTGCTGACATGGCATAATTTGCATTACTACCAAGAACTTATGGAAGGGATGCGCGGGGCCATCGAGGCGGGGCAATTCGCCCAGTTTGAGGCGGGCTTCCACGCCGCCCGCGCAGAGGGCGATATCGAGCCGATCTAA